The sequence GAATTACTTTTTTTGATACAGCCGAATGTTATGGGCCTCATTTAAACGAAGAGTTATTGGGAGAGGCTTTAACGCCTTTTCGCGATAATGTGGTGATTGCTACTAAATTTGGATTTTTAGAAGGTGATTCTAAAAAAGGATTAGACAGTCGCCCAGAGTGGATCAGAGAAAGTATCGAAGGTTCATTGAAAAGATTGAAAACAGATGTAATCGACTTGTATTATCAGCATCGCGTTGATCCAAATGTGCCTATCGAAGATGTTGCGGGAACAATAAAAGATTTGATTCAGGAAGGAAAAGTAAAACATTTTGGACTTTCAGAAGCAGGAGCAGAGACGATTCGTCGTGCGCATGCAGTTCAGCCTGTTACGGCGCTTCAAAGCGAATATTCACTTTGGTGGAGAACGCCCGAAGAAGATGTTTTTCCAACATTAGAAGAACTCGGAATTGGTTTTGTGCCTTTCAGTCCGCTAGGAAGAGGCTTTCTTACTGCAAAAATTGACGAAAACACACAATTTGACAGTACCGATTTCAGAAATTCATTGCCTCGTTTTGCTCCGGAAGCCAGAAAAACAAACCAGCAATTTGTTGAAGTATTAACCCAGATTGCAGCAGAAAGAGGCGTAACAAACGCTCAAATTGCACTTGCGTGGAATTTAGCCCAAAAACCTTGGATCGTGCCAATTCCGGGAACTACAAAATTGCATCGTTTAGAGGAAAATTTAGGCGCAATAAACCTAGGACTTTCTGCTCAAGATGTTGCAGCAATCAACGAAGCCGCTTCAAAAATAACAATCGAAGGATCAAGATATCCAGAGCATTTGCAAAAGATAGCGGGGAAGTAAGATTCTAAGATACTAAGATTCTAAGATTCTAAGATTTTGAGATCCTAAGATTCTAAGCTTCACGGGAAAAATACTTAGAATCTTAAATATTTAAAAAAAATAGCATGGAACTAATTTGCAAAGTTTCTGAGCAACTAAACTTCAGAAAAAAAACTTAGAATCTTAGGATCTCAGAATCTTAGTATCTAGAGAAAAAGAAACCCCTCAAGCAATTCAACTCTTGAGGGGTTTTTGAAAATAAATAATAACCAATTAAATTTATTTTACTTTTCAATTTTAGCATCTTAGCACCTTAGTGTCTCAATATCTTAGCATCTTAAAAAATTACTTTTTGTCTAAATTTTGCTTCAGCATTTTGGCGTGTTCCAAATGCGCGGTTAGGCCTGCAATATTATTTGATGCCCACATTTTGACATCATTATCTGTGGCGTCTTTTGAGGCTTTTTGAAGTTTTTCAATTGCTTTTTCGTGACCGTCGATCATCATATCGGCAAATTTTTTGTCAAAATCTATACCTGATTTTTCGTTTAGTTTGTTGTATT comes from Flavobacterium sp. KACC 22761 and encodes:
- a CDS encoding aldo/keto reductase, producing the protein MKTRKLGNSGLEVSALGLGCMGMSFGYGPAHDKNEMISLLRSAYEKGITFFDTAECYGPHLNEELLGEALTPFRDNVVIATKFGFLEGDSKKGLDSRPEWIRESIEGSLKRLKTDVIDLYYQHRVDPNVPIEDVAGTIKDLIQEGKVKHFGLSEAGAETIRRAHAVQPVTALQSEYSLWWRTPEEDVFPTLEELGIGFVPFSPLGRGFLTAKIDENTQFDSTDFRNSLPRFAPEARKTNQQFVEVLTQIAAERGVTNAQIALAWNLAQKPWIVPIPGTTKLHRLEENLGAINLGLSAQDVAAINEAASKITIEGSRYPEHLQKIAGK